The Prevotella sp. E9-3 genome has a window encoding:
- a CDS encoding WbqC family protein, whose protein sequence is MTLSFLHRRDTISYPQFGGEFVPDLSIIDMLMFCSKEEIQQILNEYDIL, encoded by the coding sequence CTGACCCTCAGTTTCCTGCATCGTCGCGATACTATCAGTTACCCTCAATTTGGAGGCGAGTTTGTTCCAGACCTCTCTATCATCGACATGCTGATGTTCTGCTCGAAAGAGGAAATACAGCAAATTCTTAACGAATACGATATATTGTAA
- a CDS encoding Fic family protein: MADKFKKADENNRLLSAYRPLPPETLKSLREYYRVGLTYTSNALEGNSLTESETKVVIEDGLTIEGKPLRDHYEAVGHAKAYDYIYQITEKEGLEEEDILALHRLFYQQIDAEKAGKYREVKVYISGSRYAVSAVSKIPAEMQKLVKWYNDNEKKLHPIELAATLHQRFVFIHPFVDGNGRVARLLMNFALLRNGFTIAIIPAVLRHEYIYSLEAAHTRPEVFVDFIADRVIATQLDLIRLMREDDDTVNDTVNDTVKAVAPQLSKTEQTVLNAISTYPNYSYEKLATYCQLSRPTIARTIKALQSREFIRRIGSDKTGHWEVIGKGDEV, from the coding sequence ATGGCAGATAAGTTTAAGAAGGCTGACGAGAACAACCGTTTGCTGTCAGCATACAGACCTTTACCGCCCGAAACACTAAAATCGTTAAGAGAGTACTACCGCGTAGGGCTCACTTATACGAGTAATGCCCTTGAAGGCAATAGCCTGACAGAGTCAGAAACCAAAGTAGTCATTGAGGACGGATTGACGATTGAGGGTAAGCCCCTGCGCGACCATTACGAGGCAGTAGGTCATGCCAAGGCCTACGACTATATCTACCAGATTACCGAAAAGGAAGGTCTTGAAGAAGAGGACATTCTGGCTCTTCATCGCCTGTTCTATCAGCAGATAGATGCCGAAAAGGCAGGAAAATATCGTGAAGTAAAGGTTTATATCAGCGGCAGCCGTTATGCGGTATCGGCAGTATCTAAGATTCCTGCTGAGATGCAGAAACTTGTTAAATGGTACAATGACAACGAGAAGAAGTTGCACCCAATAGAGTTGGCGGCTACGTTGCATCAGCGTTTTGTCTTCATTCATCCCTTTGTGGATGGCAACGGGCGTGTGGCGCGTCTGCTGATGAATTTCGCTTTGTTGCGCAACGGCTTTACCATTGCCATTATTCCTGCTGTTCTGCGTCATGAATACATCTATTCGTTAGAGGCAGCCCATACTCGTCCAGAGGTCTTTGTTGACTTTATTGCCGACCGTGTGATAGCCACCCAACTTGACCTGATCAGGCTGATGCGGGAAGACGATGATACTGTAAATGATACTGTAAATGATACTGTAAAAGCAGTCGCGCCCCAGCTTTCAAAGACCGAACAGACCGTCTTGAATGCGATAAGTACGTACCCCAATTATTCTTATGAGAAGCTTGCCACATACTGCCAGCTTTCTCGTCCTACTATCGCCCGTACCATCAAAGCCCTCCAAAGCCGCGAGTTCATCCGACGCATAGGCTCTGATAAAACTGGTCATTGGGAAGTTATCGGAAAGGGGGATGAGGTATAA
- a CDS encoding MBOAT family protein — MLFNSLEFLIFLLIVFLLYWFVFCGRRWQNLLVVVASYVFYGWWDWRFLLLIALTSLCSYGSGRFLEHYEGQRRKQQLISALNIVLNLGILGVFKYYNFFVENLDALFGTIGWHLDWGTMNIILPVGISFYTFQALSYTIDVYKKKLPATHDIVEFFAYISFFPQLVAGPIERATNLLPQFQRQRHFDYAKAVDGMRQMLWGFLKKMVVADNCATVVNDFYPQYSELPGITLLLLGILFTIQVYCDFSGYSDIAIGCARLFGFNLMRNFNIPFFSRSVPEFWRHWHISLTTWFRDYVFFPLGGSRCSRWKTVRNVYIVWGISGLWHGANWTFVCWGLIHATLLVIYTLLGINTKYKNTVAYDRYLPSIKETLQMVLTFLLFAMSMIVFRAENMGQAVDYLTVMVTNKFFDATMLQGKQPLCFALLLLSVEWLQRDKLHALQFTDIKPFKYRFVRWSVYYVILLVIFKYAGSSQTFVYFQF, encoded by the coding sequence ATGCTTTTCAATTCTCTTGAGTTTCTTATTTTCCTGCTTATAGTATTCCTGCTCTATTGGTTCGTTTTTTGTGGACGACGATGGCAAAACCTATTGGTAGTCGTTGCGAGCTACGTATTTTATGGTTGGTGGGACTGGCGTTTCCTACTGCTGATAGCCTTGACTTCGCTTTGTAGCTATGGAAGTGGCAGGTTTTTGGAACACTATGAGGGTCAACGACGGAAACAACAGTTGATAAGCGCACTAAATATCGTGCTGAACCTCGGCATTCTCGGCGTTTTCAAGTACTACAACTTTTTCGTTGAGAACCTGGATGCGCTATTCGGAACTATAGGATGGCATTTAGACTGGGGGACGATGAACATCATTCTGCCCGTCGGCATCAGTTTCTATACCTTTCAAGCACTTAGTTATACGATTGATGTCTATAAGAAAAAGTTGCCGGCTACCCATGACATAGTAGAGTTCTTTGCTTATATCAGTTTCTTCCCGCAGTTGGTGGCAGGACCTATTGAACGGGCAACGAATCTGCTGCCCCAGTTTCAGCGGCAACGCCACTTCGACTATGCCAAGGCCGTGGATGGCATGAGGCAGATGCTTTGGGGATTCCTGAAGAAAATGGTTGTTGCCGATAATTGCGCAACAGTAGTCAACGACTTTTATCCGCAATATTCAGAACTTCCAGGAATAACGCTTCTCCTTCTTGGCATTCTGTTTACAATTCAGGTCTACTGCGACTTTTCTGGCTATTCGGACATAGCCATCGGTTGTGCGCGGTTGTTCGGCTTCAATCTGATGCGCAACTTCAACATCCCCTTCTTCTCGCGAAGCGTGCCTGAGTTCTGGCGACATTGGCATATTTCGCTGACCACCTGGTTTCGTGACTACGTTTTCTTCCCTCTCGGTGGCAGCCGGTGCAGCCGATGGAAAACCGTCCGTAACGTATATATCGTCTGGGGCATCAGCGGCCTGTGGCATGGCGCCAACTGGACCTTTGTCTGCTGGGGACTTATCCATGCCACTCTGCTTGTTATCTACACACTGTTAGGCATCAATACCAAATATAAGAATACAGTGGCATACGACCGCTATCTGCCAAGCATCAAAGAAACATTGCAAATGGTATTGACATTCCTCCTTTTTGCCATGAGCATGATCGTCTTCCGTGCCGAAAACATGGGGCAGGCAGTTGACTATCTGACGGTCATGGTAACCAATAAGTTTTTTGATGCGACAATGCTTCAGGGGAAACAACCTTTGTGCTTCGCCCTGTTGCTTCTTAGCGTAGAATGGCTGCAAAGAGACAAACTACACGCATTGCAGTTCACGGACATAAAGCCTTTCAAATACAGATTTGTCCGTTGGAGTGTATATTACGTCATTCTATTGGTCATATTCAAATACGCCGGTTCAAGCCAAACATTTGTATATTTTCAATTCTGA
- a CDS encoding UpxY family transcription antiterminator, with amino-acid sequence MSTLSNVETGRGQANPPSVRVLRSIEATEGRLAPDTIPEARSAQTGVSVKYVPTPDKSWYVFRASYGREDRASDYIVEDGTFVYIAKRYVRKTVNGKQKKVLETLIPNLLFVYSTEEKAEEYVKNTPALSFLTYYYNHFELDKDQKNPPLTVSRKEMENFIIATCNQSEHLKFVTESQCHFKGGETVMVIDGMFKGVEGRVARVSGQQRVVLSLSNVGLISTAYIPTAFLRMKNEK; translated from the coding sequence ATGAGCACATTGTCTAATGTGGAAACTGGACGAGGCCAGGCCAATCCTCCGAGTGTCAGGGTTCTTCGAAGTATCGAAGCGACCGAAGGTCGATTAGCCCCTGATACCATCCCCGAAGCTAGAAGCGCACAAACCGGGGTGTCGGTAAAATATGTACCTACACCTGACAAGAGTTGGTATGTGTTCCGCGCCTCTTACGGCAGAGAAGATAGGGCATCGGACTATATCGTAGAAGACGGCACATTTGTATATATCGCCAAGCGCTATGTTCGCAAGACGGTAAACGGTAAACAAAAGAAGGTTTTGGAGACTTTAATCCCGAACCTTCTTTTCGTATATTCCACTGAAGAAAAGGCTGAGGAGTATGTTAAGAACACACCAGCCCTGTCCTTTCTCACCTATTACTACAATCATTTTGAGTTGGACAAAGACCAGAAGAATCCTCCATTGACTGTTTCCCGTAAGGAAATGGAGAACTTCATCATTGCCACCTGCAACCAGAGTGAGCATCTGAAGTTTGTCACCGAATCGCAGTGCCATTTCAAGGGCGGCGAGACGGTGATGGTCATCGACGGCATGTTCAAGGGAGTCGAGGGAAGGGTCGCCCGGGTATCAGGACAACAGCGGGTGGTCCTTTCTTTGTCAAACGTCGGACTCATTTCTACGGCTTATATACCAACCGCCTTTCTGAGAATGAAGAATGAAAAGTGA